A section of the Clostridium felsineum DSM 794 genome encodes:
- the rpmE gene encoding 50S ribosomal protein L31 — MQKDIQPEYFEDAVVKCACGNTFTTGSTKKELKVDICSKCHPFFTGQQKIVDVGGRVEKFRKKYNLSEGK; from the coding sequence ATGCAAAAGGATATACAACCAGAATACTTTGAAGATGCAGTTGTTAAATGTGCGTGCGGAAATACTTTCACAACAGGTTCCACTAAAAAAGAATTAAAAGTTGATATTTGCTCAAAATGTCATCCATTCTTTACAGGACAGCAAAAAATTGTTGATGTTGGTGGAAGAGTTGAGAAGTTCAGAAAAAAATACAACTTGTCTGAAGGCAAATAA